GCATCCGGTGAATGAGTGTTTAGTAACTCTCTTCCTGACAAAATAACGTTGGCCAATCCGACATCATCTGCCAGAGTTGAGCAATCAATCACGTCAAATTTCAGAGTGGTTCCAGTGTGACAAATTTTGAGGTCTTCAGTCCATCGGAAATGGATTTGGacattatttttgaatttttcgtagTTCTTCACCAGCTTTTGAAGTGCTGTCTGACAGTAACGTGTGGCAACACACTCAACTGAATTAGTAGTTTCCAATTCATTTAATGAGAGTGGAAGATAACTGTCAAATGGACAAGAAGAACCGTCGATTCGCCAACAGAGTGTGTCCGGTTCGAGAAGCGTAGGATTAAGAGCTGACCTTTCGACAATTTTTTCCCAAACTGCAATTCCCGGATTCGAAgtaatgtttggtttcctggacgagttttcttttcaatgatGCCGGATACTCTTCGATATCCATGGCTGTTTCACGCAAGGACACTAATTCATCCAAATCTCCTGTATAGACTCTTCTCTTAAATCCAGGAAATTTCATCATTATAAAGTTACTCATGATATGTTCTTCTACCGTGCCAGTAAGGAATTGCACCCTAAAAAATATGGAGAAAACATTCTAATTCACAACTTTTAatagatttttaattaaattacacccacctttctttcaaaattttttcagaCTTAGATGATTGAGTGAGGCTGCTAGTAAGCGATAAAAGCCAACCTTTCCATATACTTAGTAATTCATCAAGTTGGTAGCCTTCCATTGAGAAACAAAACTCAGAATGGAGATTATTTCTCTCAAACATCTCTAATAGCTCTTTGATGTCTGCTGTGAATCTATCCAGGGTTGATTTTGGCCATTGAAAATTGTACCACAGGTCCCACAAATAGCTTAAATCTTTCACATTCTCAACATTGAAACAATCTGAGGAGATCACTTTTAAAAGGAGGATGTTGCGGGCAAGTGAAACTGGACAAGAATGATTTAAATGAATCTGCCAAAAACCACTGTTGTTGATCTTGGATGATACTGTGCAGAGCACATTCTTTAAATCTTGGCAATTAAGGAAAAGGACCTGGAAAAGACagaataattttgaaacaaatGCAAACACTTGAGTTGATTGATGTCTAGTTACCCGAATTTGTTTACTCATAGATCCTTTAAAGTCTTGCAGGATATTTCTTGATTGTTTACCACCAAATGGAAAGTAAAGTGGGTTATTTTCCACCATACGTCTTCTGGctggagaaataaaaatctccATTTTCAACCTAAATAGATATTGTTAGTTATCTAAGATACATACTAATATTAATATAGTTATCATACTAATGTTAGTTATCTCAAATAACTAACATTAGTATTTTATTGGTGAAATATTAGTATTCATAGAACACATGGAAATGTTGAAACTACTATGCAATCAATTTGATACATCAGCAGTACCATGAGCTACCTTTAAACACGTGTCCTTTTCAGTGTGAACGACAAGTTTTACAAGAGTTGTAATGAATAACAGAATATCTAATATCTATTGAAAATTGTAAACGAAAGAACTAACAAGTAACAACCAAACTAAACTAATAAGCCAAAAACAGATCAGACACATGACACACAGCCAGAACAGAACAGAGCACAGGACACTCTCACAACGATGTCAGATTGCATGAAAGGAGTTTATCATCTCTTTATGTCGTATCACGTGTTCAACAGCTCTGGTATTCACGTTCACGAATCACGATACGATACGATAGAACGATACAAacttaattaataattaattaattaaatataattaaataaataattattctgTTGCTCTTGGTATCAAATTTGGGATTAGGGCTGAGGGCTACTGGGTTGTTGTCGTCCGTCGTCCCATAGTTTAGTTCAAATTTTGCTCGGTCACTCGTCagtttaaattaaatctaCGTCTTAATTCACTTATATAAATAACCTCACGATGTTTTAGGGATTAGGTTACCAATTTACTATTCACTGGGTAAggcggtaaaaaataaaggcacAGTATGAGTATGTAGAGCAATACAATATGAGCGTGTACCTAGGTCAGATACCACCtctaaaaaaacctttcctttttatttatttcaatagattttcttatttaacaataaaataattagacCTGGTTTATGTGCAGCCAAGCATATCTAGAAAAACATGAAGAATAAGAGCGTAATAAGTGACAAAACCCCAGTGTTTGtattggttctttttttcgtgaatCAAGGTTGGTGTACAATAAATTACAATACGTGTGCATCGGTGGGGGGCAGGAGGGGTGTGGCGCACAAAATTTTAGCGCTGCAACTGAATTTAAATCTGAGTGACAGACAAGTGACACAATAACGACAGTATAGACACATACACGACAACAAATCAAGGCCAGGGCTGTATTCAATCCAGAAATTTTCTCATAGTTTCGTACGTATATATCAACTCGCCACAAACAATTTTCCAACATTCGAAACGAGAAAAACTGTTCGCTGCCACGACAATTTCACGGACACATTGGAAGCCGTCGATTGGAACGGTGAATACACTCGGCGTGAGGAACATTAGAACCGTAACGAAAGGCCAAAAAAGGGCTTTCAAGACTTTTGCGCACAAAACATCCCCTCCACCGTTAAACACTTTGCCGAGTTCAGAAATTCTTAATCATTTTTATCACATGGTGCAACATAGTGAGGCTTATTCAAACGAACGAATTTAGCAAATGGAACAGTCTACAACGGATGGattccgttttttcttttttttttttctttttttctttttcttctttcggctAAATAATTTTCCACTCACTTGCGTGAGTATTGTAGGTCAGGAGTATACAATGGAGGCTAACATTCAAATCATAGGTATCCTTGAGTATCAATATCAAAGAAATCACGAGGCCGGCAGGGCGCTAAAATGTACAAAAGTTATTactgaaaaaaacaacaaaaagataaGGAGAGATCTCGTGAGTTTCATCAAGTTTGAAAGCGAATTCAAATTACGTACGCAAGAGACAAGTTGTTGGAATCGTATAATAAGTGTGAGATTGGTGTTGGAGGGAACGagcgaatttaaaaaaaaaaataattttgtcaaGTGATTATAAAAGCGGGAGATCGTGTCAAACTTGACCGGTTTGGTGCCGATCCATCGGCACAGTCAAGCGAAGCGGAGGACTGGATCCGCCATCATCCGCATCTTTTTCCGCTTTGTGATCATCCGTCTCCAGGTCGGAAATGGCCGATTTTTTGGCTCGGTGATGTTTACTCGGAGATTTGACCGATTTCCTCAACAGTCCCTGATGTTGTTCGACGACCGCCCGGTGGTGATGTTTATTGGCTCCCGCTGCCGCACCTGTGGCCGCTTGCAGTAGACCTGCTCCTAACCCCATAGGCATGGGGAAGGAGAAGTCGCAAAAGTAGCTCAGGTAAGGGTTGACACCTCCGAAACCGCCCAATCCGGCCGCGTGAGCCAATCCGGCCATTCCGAGCGCTTCCATTTCGTTGAGGCGATGCTGCGGCTGCGGATAAACGCCCGCCAAATTCAAAGGCCCCGGGATGGCGGGTCCGTTGTTCTTAGAGACTTTaacgtcgttgttgttgttgttgtgattcTTGTGATTGTGGTTgttcatgttgttgttgttgttgttattgttgttgacgTTTTTAGTGCCGGCAGTCGGGCTGGGCGTGGCCGGAACGCTTTTAGTCCCACCATTTTCTTTCGTTGGTTTAGTTTTcgggttgttgctgttgttgctgccggTCGGGGAACCTGCGGCTGCGGCCGCCGCtgcagcagccgccgccgccaactTGTACGAGCCCCTGGTGGAAGCGGCCAGGGCCATGGCTTCGCCTTCCAGCGTCTCTTTGCGCAGCGTGTCCAGCTTGAGCGACTTGCCGTACTTGCCGCGGACGTACATCAACAGGCTGTTGTAAGGGATGCCAAAGACCCTAGACGCTTGCGACGTCGTCATCTTCCGGTTCCAGACGTGGTTCAACGCTTCCGTCAAGTCACCGTTGGTCCAGGCGCGAGGTGGGCCGCCACGGGGTGCGCTGTGCTGGCCTTTGCGTCGATCAGCTATTTTAgaatgtaaataaaaattagttcCGGTTACGtgattctatttttaaattcttacaTTGGTGAATTGGCGTCATTGAGAGGATCGAATTGGATATCATCGGCGGAGTAGTCCTCGGTCCAGGCGTTCTGGATGGACCCGGAGAGAACAAACTGTTTCTCTCGGCCAAACTGAATTCCTgtttcattcaaaattgagAAATCGACGTTAATTAATTATAATTGTCTTCTTTTGAACAAGAAATCAAAACTTACGCTCTTGGCGCTGTCGCTATTGACGCTATCAGCTTTCAATGAAGGCACTGGCAACGGTGTGTCACTGCGATGGCTATCCTGATCGTTGCTATTCCGTCCCGACTGATTCTCCTCACTTTCTTGCCTGTCCATCTCCTGTAAATGTTCCAAATTCCAATTAAAACTCGGCCCGTTATTcgtcaaatcaaaatgttcaaACTGACCAGCGATGGCGAAGATTTCTTGACGGAAAGATCTTCGGGCATGTCCTGAACGGGTGACGGAGTCGACCTGTAATTGCCGTGATGATCGGCGGCCGACGACGGCGGCGAAGACGAAGAATCGCCCGATCTCCTTCTGGGCCTGGCCTGTTTCCGGCGCGGAATGGGTGACGTCATTGGATGCGAATCGGCGTACATGTGATGATTGGTGTAGCCGTtgtggtgatgatgatgaagcgaGAGGAGAGACGGAACGGTGGGCGAAATGGCGTAACGGGCCAGTTTTAGGACGGGCGGCCTGTGAtcgacgtcgtcgtcctcaTCGTCGTCGCAATGGCGATGGTGTCGCCGCTCAACATCCTCGTCGTCTTCCATGGCGGCCGAATTGATTCCTGGATACAAGTCGCGTTTGACGTAGACAACGCCGTCACTCGATCGGGTTTCGGTTGcggccatctttttttcgctAGGCGGATCGGATGTCGGCACGACAATCTGCATAAAACATATCGAAAAAAATGTACTTCATTGGGTACAAAGGAACAGGATCGATTCCACGTGAATTTTCCAATATGCAAATCGCCCACAAAGTTCAtcttacaaattttaaaattttggcgctggaaaaaagaaaattcaaaaatcaagaaacaTTTTCTGAATGAGCTTTCCCGGTAATATCTTTATGTTGTCCGTCCTGCAAATAAATAGATACAATCCATTGTGATTCATTATAGCATGTCTGCTACTGTGGTTCCCGTGAGGTTTTTTCATgttattgtattattattattacatcccCCCTAGTCTATAAATACGGGAGTCTTTGCTGACGCATCCTCCTTTTTAGATTCCAACACCACAGACAGCGACGTCGTGGCCTATACAAGTGGCTGGGCACCAAAAAACGGAACTCTGGATATTAGTtagtaaaatgtaaaaatgcaACCCAGTAGACGGTGCAAGCGACAGCAAGCGGTAGCCCGTGAAAATGAACTGAATAGCTCCTCCTGCACGGGATATTATAATATTATTCAACTCTGTACGTACGTACGTGTGTGTGCGGTGGACAATAAGAGTCTCGTATCTCGGTCCCGCGTACATATCTATAGAGTTAAACGAGCTACTACAACAAACACCAGGTCGTccgtcatcatcattttctttttttctttataatacCGCGTCCTCGGTTCTACCAGATTGAATCACAATTGAGTAAGCGACCGCTGCTGCAGAGACCGGGGCTGCCATCAGAGGAGGAATACAACAAAGCCCATGACTTTGCATTCTGGCTCGAACGTTCCGTTGCATCAAAAAAACGGAATCCTCCGACATAACAAAACGGTGgggtgaaagaagaagaaggaggaataATGTTACATCTTTTCCAAGGAGGAGGAGAGACTGCTGTGTAACAtttacaacaataacaacaaacaatcaaaaaagagagagagagaaaagttggtttttttttcgactcccaccttttctctctctctctcacgctCGCCTCCATATCGTTTTCACGCGCTCTTGCGCACCTCAAAAGATTATTTATCCACTAATAGCATCCCCCCCCTTCTAATTCGTCAAGGTGTTATGCAGTTAGCCTTTGCGACCGAGTACAACAATCCAGAGAAGCACATTCTCCTCCGtcaactt
Above is a genomic segment from Daphnia pulicaria isolate SC F1-1A chromosome 8, SC_F0-13Bv2, whole genome shotgun sequence containing:
- the LOC124311092 gene encoding putative uncharacterized protein DDB_G0287457 — its product is MAATETRSSDGVVYVKRDLYPGINSAAMEDDEDVERRHHRHCDDDEDDDVDHRPPVLKLARYAISPTVPSLLSLHHHHHNGYTNHHMYADSHPMTSPIPRRKQARPRRRSGDSSSSPPSSAADHHGNYRSTPSPVQDMPEDLSVKKSSPSLEMDRQESEENQSGRNSNDQDSHRSDTPLPVPSLKADSVNSDSAKSEFSLAERNSLFSPGPSRTPGPRTTPPMISNSILSMTPIHQSDRRKGQHSAPRGGPPRAWTNGDLTEALNHVWNRKMTTSQASRVFGIPYNSLLMYVRGKYGKSLKLDTLRKETLEGEAMALAASTRGSYKLAAAAAAAAAAAAGSPTGSNNSNNPKTKPTKENGGTKSVPATPSPTAGTKNVNNNNNNNNNMNNHNHKNHNNNNNDVKVSKNNGPAIPGPLNLAGVYPQPQHRLNEMEALGMAGLAHAAGLGGFGGVNPYLSYFCDFSFPMPMGLGAGLLQAATGAAAGANKHHHRAVVEQHQGLLRKSVKSPSKHHRAKKSAISDLETDDHKAEKDADDGGSSPPLRLTVPMDRHQTGQV